From the genome of Pseudomonas sp. AB6, one region includes:
- a CDS encoding PP2C family serine/threonine-protein phosphatase, whose protein sequence is MSQVNPWRSVARTHVGKVRTRNEDAFLDCPQRGLWVVADGMGGHQCGDIASQLIVTHLAELPQAASFDEGVIAVRQCLHWLNRRMSHELTVSPARKDKIMGSTVVALLIDGKRGACVWAGDSRCYLLRDNHLHQLTRDHSVFEQLINEQKMSPAQARRQPNSQALTRAIGASDQLQLQIVELEVRPDDVFLLCSDGFYEGLDNEVLLRTLGLESMHSLFNDILGGAARDNLTAIVISQ, encoded by the coding sequence ATGAGTCAGGTAAACCCTTGGCGCAGCGTGGCCCGCACCCATGTTGGCAAGGTTCGGACGCGCAACGAAGACGCTTTCCTGGACTGTCCACAGCGCGGTCTGTGGGTGGTCGCCGATGGCATGGGCGGTCATCAGTGCGGCGACATCGCCAGCCAATTGATCGTCACCCACCTCGCCGAACTGCCCCAAGCGGCCAGCTTCGACGAGGGTGTGATTGCCGTGCGCCAGTGCTTGCACTGGCTCAACCGGCGCATGAGCCATGAACTGACCGTTAGCCCGGCGCGCAAAGACAAAATCATGGGCAGCACCGTCGTCGCGCTGCTGATCGACGGCAAACGCGGCGCCTGTGTCTGGGCGGGCGACAGCCGCTGCTATCTGCTGCGCGACAACCACCTACATCAACTGACCCGCGATCACTCGGTGTTTGAGCAATTGATCAACGAGCAAAAGATGAGTCCCGCCCAAGCCCGCCGGCAACCCAACTCCCAAGCCCTGACCCGCGCCATTGGTGCCAGTGATCAGCTCCAGTTGCAAATAGTGGAATTGGAGGTGCGACCGGACGATGTGTTTTTGCTGTGCAGTGACGGCTTTTATGAAGGGCTCGACAACGAGGTGCTGCTTAGAACCTTGGGCCTTGAGTCGATGCACAGCCTGTTCAATGACATATTAGGTGGCGCCGCCCGGGATAACTTGACTGCCATAGTGATTAGCCAATGA
- the icmH gene encoding type IVB secretion system protein IcmH/DotU — MTRETGHVADQATFVAPRAGGEVGASAVTDKERPELESVALDARQTFSASVNPLVAAASAMLSKLVEIKYTKRIDDPESLKKEWERELGSFHPRALSLNAESHLLDQASYVLCTALDEAAVRTQLPAVEGATKKNDWSATSLLYRMHKETFGGEKFFVLLSALRSNPVKNLDLLELMYLCLALEFQGKYHSADKQGEAELNDIRDGLYRTIRHLRGDAPRELSPHWLGLKDQRRNLVRIVPWWLVVLFTLVCLTVMYSGFAWVLNEQRETVLEPYRQLDSAVIQPWLQDRDA; from the coding sequence ATAACCCGTGAAACAGGTCATGTAGCAGATCAAGCAACTTTTGTTGCGCCCCGAGCTGGTGGCGAAGTGGGTGCGAGTGCAGTGACCGACAAAGAGCGCCCCGAATTAGAATCCGTTGCTTTAGATGCCAGACAAACCTTCAGTGCCAGTGTTAACCCGTTAGTGGCCGCTGCCTCTGCGATGTTGTCCAAGCTCGTCGAGATTAAGTACACAAAGAGAATTGATGATCCGGAAAGCCTAAAGAAAGAATGGGAGCGAGAACTGGGCTCCTTCCACCCGCGAGCGTTGAGCCTCAATGCCGAAAGCCATCTGCTAGATCAGGCGTCCTACGTGTTGTGTACCGCCCTCGATGAAGCCGCGGTAAGAACCCAGCTGCCGGCAGTTGAGGGGGCTACGAAGAAAAACGATTGGTCGGCAACAAGCCTGCTGTATCGGATGCATAAGGAAACGTTCGGCGGTGAAAAATTCTTTGTCTTGCTCAGCGCCCTTAGAAGTAACCCAGTCAAGAATCTGGACTTGCTGGAGCTGATGTACCTCTGCTTGGCGCTGGAGTTTCAAGGCAAATATCACTCTGCGGATAAACAAGGAGAGGCTGAGCTCAACGACATTCGTGACGGACTTTATCGAACTATTCGCCACCTGCGTGGGGATGCACCGCGCGAACTATCGCCCCACTGGCTCGGCCTCAAGGATCAACGCCGCAATCTTGTACGCATTGTGCCGTGGTGGTTGGTAGTGCTTTTCACGTTGGTGTGTCTGACGGTCATGTATTCCGGGTTTGCCTGGGTGCTTAACGAGCAACGCGAGACCGTTCTTGAACCTTACCGTCAGCTTGATTCGGCAGTGATCCAACCGTGGTTGCAAGACAGGGATGCATGA
- a CDS encoding DUF4123 domain-containing protein, whose product MTIQPNSWMAEQSRLARSTYLILNSDGEQETRQAFLAVEQTPEYISVYAQTPISDMVTGPLILKISSPMRPLLTSLFETPERNWGWLVSCKGDQLAAMANHWRARIIIGQRPEQSLYRFHDNRVLARALNHLNPEALPEYLGSIASVLYWNGQEWAVGENPSPGVYPVPVNPAWLSVPVPAAQSRAILHANVAQYLLSEHAEAISELDENINVGQWITEQLDLADDWNWTTSNQLAFLISQRLKEEKGAVIQSWLPKNDEAPEVHFERLYNEAKYWAS is encoded by the coding sequence ATGACTATTCAGCCCAACTCATGGATGGCCGAACAATCCCGCCTCGCCCGCTCGACCTACCTGATCCTTAACTCAGACGGTGAACAGGAAACCCGCCAAGCGTTTTTGGCGGTGGAACAGACGCCGGAGTACATCAGCGTCTACGCCCAAACCCCCATCAGCGATATGGTGACCGGTCCGCTGATTCTCAAAATCAGCAGCCCCATGCGGCCATTGCTTACCTCACTGTTCGAAACCCCCGAGCGCAACTGGGGTTGGCTGGTCAGCTGCAAAGGCGACCAGTTGGCGGCGATGGCCAATCATTGGCGCGCACGCATCATCATCGGCCAGCGCCCCGAGCAATCGCTGTACAGATTTCACGACAACCGAGTGCTGGCGCGGGCGTTGAATCATCTAAACCCCGAAGCGCTGCCTGAATACCTCGGGTCCATAGCCAGTGTTCTTTATTGGAATGGGCAGGAGTGGGCGGTGGGGGAGAATCCCAGTCCCGGTGTTTATCCCGTGCCGGTAAATCCAGCTTGGTTGTCTGTTCCAGTACCGGCGGCACAATCGCGGGCGATTTTGCATGCGAACGTAGCTCAATATTTGCTCTCAGAGCATGCTGAAGCCATTAGCGAACTCGATGAAAATATCAATGTGGGCCAATGGATAACTGAGCAATTAGATCTGGCAGATGACTGGAATTGGACCACTTCAAATCAGTTGGCCTTCCTGATTAGCCAGCGGCTCAAAGAGGAAAAAGGGGCCGTGATTCAAAGTTGGTTGCCTAAGAATGATGAAGCGCCAGAAGTTCATTTTGAACGGCTATACAATGAAGCCAAGTATTGGGCGAGCTGA
- the tssM gene encoding type VI secretion system membrane subunit TssM, whose product MKIFFKKLATFLGKTWVWTLLFVLLAALAVWFLGPLLAVDDHKFWEDANSRLLSISVLFLAWGLFIVYDSWRSTQRKNVEEKSADGAGGLLKTLQMEEDEKRLRKLFKKAVRTLKTASLYRGKSERWRSELPWYLVIGPKSSGKSSLLKHSGLDFPLNNISNEIGSESAVANFCEWYFGEHGVLIDTAARYLTHNPGTVESHSWITLLGLLRARRRNRPLNGLIITVPMELLEKDAEGLMSLANSVRERLKDIRKQLRVDLPVYLVISKADQVQGFEAFFEHLSREESDQVLGASFAKGQSGNDREVIRHEFEELLRRLNSQVITRMQQEQSLPRRALVFDFPHKLGKIGQGLTSFVAQAFGGNRYERAGQLRGFYLTSAPQTGAQTDTYKKAAGMPAFTGSARFINHLFSRVIFPEAELAGLNKRERRRIHWGQRALYVTSFAALGLFGLLWALGFSANHSRLEQLREFAQNLTKQHLELAPQDDAMAALQVLDTGYAASRVFPALSDVQLHERSGLYQGELSHPVLDDAYQRQLKTQLLPRVARTLEAQVRANMNDRERLLGSLRAYLMLNLTERRDSSWLKDWVATDWSMRYMGKTQVQNGLGEHLSRLLAHGFTYPLNDALVAQARQVLKAESQAAVVYRSLREQAQSLPEYRVSQHIGPQGAVFRGTDYLIPGFYTQRGYQQFFTTQGATLVNDILRDNWVLGESAGISGMDLRRLMVELEQLYFRDYANHWGEAIGQINLQPFGSAGEGASQLAGLIAANSPLLQLLVEVRDNTRFPDLTEGVEQLADTAGEAGGKLGALGKVAAAAAGKAQGALAKSLPDTAKKTMQRRFEPLHQLLDANNGPAPELMPTLQALNDLQLQVATLARSSQPDQAAYEMAKLRMNGQRDALNSLRGATSRLPRPISGWLDVLAEDTWMLVLGDAYQYLNQRYQSELHEFYSKALHQRYPFNAHSTSDVAISDFREFFKAQGVADRFFDNYMRPFVSGTPGNYRLRSIDGRSLPMSRLYLAQMGHVQVIRQSFFAHDPNEPQVQFKLEPYTLDPTVSRAEFRFGNQQLEYRHGPIVPMSFTWPTDAEDGRTSLVLEKMVGRAIGIEKNTGPWSLFRLLDLMQTEYLKGRDVMVLKADVGGLRANYLLLAQRSPNPFDVAALRSFRLPAQL is encoded by the coding sequence ATGAAAATTTTCTTTAAAAAACTGGCGACGTTTCTAGGGAAAACCTGGGTTTGGACGCTATTGTTTGTATTGTTGGCTGCATTAGCAGTTTGGTTTTTAGGGCCGCTGCTGGCGGTCGATGATCACAAGTTCTGGGAAGACGCGAACTCTCGCTTGCTGAGCATCAGTGTGTTGTTTCTGGCGTGGGGCCTGTTTATTGTTTATGACAGCTGGCGCAGCACTCAACGTAAAAACGTCGAAGAAAAAAGCGCCGACGGTGCAGGGGGTTTATTAAAAACACTGCAAATGGAGGAAGACGAAAAGCGCCTGCGCAAGTTGTTTAAAAAAGCCGTTCGAACATTGAAAACCGCTAGCCTGTATCGCGGAAAAAGCGAGCGCTGGCGAAGCGAGTTGCCTTGGTATTTGGTGATCGGTCCCAAGAGCAGCGGTAAGAGCAGTTTGTTGAAACACTCAGGACTTGATTTTCCGCTCAACAACATCAGCAATGAGATCGGTAGCGAATCCGCCGTCGCGAATTTTTGCGAATGGTATTTCGGTGAGCATGGTGTGCTAATCGACACCGCTGCGCGCTATCTCACGCACAACCCTGGAACGGTCGAAAGCCATTCGTGGATAACGCTCCTCGGTTTGCTCCGAGCGCGTCGCCGCAATCGACCACTCAACGGTCTCATCATCACAGTGCCGATGGAGTTGCTAGAGAAGGATGCAGAAGGTTTGATGTCGCTTGCCAATTCGGTTCGCGAGCGATTGAAAGATATCCGCAAGCAACTGCGTGTGGATCTTCCTGTCTATTTGGTCATCAGCAAGGCTGACCAGGTCCAGGGTTTTGAAGCGTTTTTCGAACATCTAAGCAGGGAAGAAAGTGACCAGGTGCTGGGTGCCAGTTTCGCCAAGGGGCAGAGCGGCAATGATCGTGAAGTCATCCGCCATGAATTTGAAGAACTGCTTCGACGCCTGAACAGCCAAGTGATCACGCGTATGCAGCAAGAGCAAAGCTTGCCCCGGCGTGCTCTGGTTTTTGATTTTCCGCATAAGTTGGGAAAGATTGGCCAAGGTTTAACCAGTTTTGTTGCGCAAGCGTTCGGCGGAAATCGTTACGAGCGGGCTGGTCAACTTCGCGGTTTCTACCTGACCAGTGCGCCGCAGACCGGCGCCCAGACTGACACCTACAAAAAGGCCGCTGGAATGCCGGCATTCACCGGCTCCGCCCGCTTCATCAACCACCTGTTTAGCCGAGTGATCTTTCCTGAAGCCGAACTCGCCGGGCTCAACAAGCGTGAGCGCCGCCGAATCCACTGGGGTCAGCGTGCGCTGTACGTAACATCATTCGCAGCACTCGGCCTATTCGGCCTGCTTTGGGCGCTTGGGTTCTCCGCCAACCACAGCCGCCTTGAACAACTGCGTGAGTTCGCACAAAACCTCACCAAACAACATCTCGAATTGGCCCCGCAAGACGACGCCATGGCGGCGCTTCAGGTGTTGGACACCGGCTACGCGGCAAGCCGCGTATTCCCGGCGCTGAGCGATGTACAACTTCACGAACGCAGCGGGCTTTATCAGGGTGAACTTAGTCATCCGGTGCTGGATGATGCTTACCAGCGCCAACTAAAAACACAACTGCTGCCCCGCGTAGCCCGTACCCTCGAAGCGCAAGTGCGCGCCAACATGAACGATCGCGAGCGGCTCTTGGGTAGCCTGCGCGCTTACCTGATGCTCAACCTTACCGAGCGCCGGGATTCGTCGTGGCTCAAAGACTGGGTCGCCACCGATTGGTCGATGCGCTACATGGGCAAAACTCAGGTCCAGAACGGCTTGGGCGAACACCTCAGTCGTTTGCTAGCCCACGGATTTACCTACCCGCTTAACGATGCATTGGTGGCTCAGGCACGTCAGGTTCTAAAAGCGGAATCCCAAGCCGCTGTGGTCTATCGATCACTGCGAGAACAAGCCCAAAGCTTGCCAGAATACCGTGTCAGCCAACATATAGGTCCGCAGGGCGCAGTATTTCGCGGCACCGACTATCTGATTCCGGGCTTCTACACCCAGCGCGGTTATCAACAGTTCTTCACCACCCAAGGCGCGACTCTGGTGAACGACATCCTGCGCGATAACTGGGTGCTGGGCGAAAGCGCTGGCATCAGCGGCATGGACTTGCGCCGTTTGATGGTCGAGTTGGAGCAGCTGTATTTCCGCGACTACGCCAACCATTGGGGCGAAGCCATCGGCCAGATAAACCTGCAACCCTTCGGCAGTGCGGGCGAGGGCGCCAGCCAGCTTGCCGGGCTGATCGCCGCCAATTCGCCCCTGCTGCAACTGCTGGTCGAAGTCCGGGATAACACCCGCTTCCCTGATCTCACCGAAGGTGTCGAGCAACTGGCCGATACGGCCGGTGAAGCGGGCGGCAAACTCGGCGCACTGGGTAAAGTCGCCGCTGCGGCCGCCGGAAAAGCTCAGGGCGCACTCGCCAAGAGCCTGCCGGACACGGCGAAGAAAACCATGCAACGCCGTTTCGAGCCTTTGCACCAACTGCTTGACGCCAACAACGGCCCGGCACCCGAGCTGATGCCGACATTACAGGCGCTTAACGATTTGCAACTGCAAGTCGCCACGCTGGCGCGTTCCAGCCAGCCGGATCAGGCAGCTTACGAAATGGCCAAGCTGCGCATGAACGGCCAGCGTGATGCGCTGAACAGCTTGCGCGGAGCAACCAGCCGCTTGCCGCGTCCCATCAGCGGTTGGCTGGACGTGTTGGCCGAGGACACCTGGATGCTGGTCCTCGGTGATGCCTACCAATACCTGAATCAGCGTTATCAGAGCGAGCTTCACGAGTTCTATAGCAAAGCCCTGCATCAGCGTTACCCGTTCAACGCCCACAGCACCAGCGACGTCGCCATCAGCGACTTCCGTGAGTTCTTCAAAGCGCAGGGGGTTGCCGACCGTTTCTTCGACAACTACATGCGGCCCTTCGTCAGCGGCACGCCGGGTAACTACCGCTTGCGCAGCATCGACGGCCGTAGCCTGCCCATGTCGCGGTTGTACCTGGCGCAAATGGGCCACGTGCAGGTCATTCGCCAAAGCTTCTTCGCCCACGACCCGAACGAGCCGCAGGTGCAATTCAAACTTGAGCCCTACACCCTGGACCCGACCGTGAGCCGCGCCGAATTCCGCTTCGGCAACCAGCAACTGGAATACCGCCACGGCCCCATCGTGCCGATGTCCTTCACCTGGCCAACCGATGCCGAAGACGGGCGCACGAGCCTGGTGCTGGAAAAAATGGTCGGACGTGCCATCGGCATCGAGAAAAACACCGGGCCGTGGTCGTTGTTCCGCCTGCTCGACCTGATGCAGACCGAGTACCTGAAAGGCCGCGATGTGATGGTCCTCAAAGCCGACGTCGGTGGCCTGCGCGCCAATTACCTGTTGCTCGCCCAGCGCTCACCTAACCCGTTCGATGTGGCTGCCCTGCGCAGCTTCCGTCTGCCGGCGCAACTTTGA
- a CDS encoding lipase family protein, which produces MDFNNEVKKMFNQKALACPLRAQWFSFRMVDESGEGKVYGGLKFWIVDNMGQRYEGILDADGFAKNNECYRGPVLLYFNDAYHGVRDYYTALMERDNYPLPVTELQVRAEESFFIHQGGIRTEHNPAKLDADIFYQVDVRDLVEHTAHLPPVVKRFYPPRRSVFKAMSGLGIGPELEDMYGVELLPNKHTVLEVRPLRALRPMLSTDNEFCALNLYQLALVATITYNDFGQEPRQRPIDHVKFPLNPSFGNLFAETLAGYQEVGRMKPEQPTPFYPVYEDVPYSKRFEILPFDPALYEQNRPDRGEEQEHPANINFFDDSNNEDGTDTQAFISHHDEIVLITVRGTQEGADFFRDGDALQVPFVGGQGKAHQGFHSAYLAIHDFVLIYLSKFYTGQKIIICGHSLGGAITTLLAEALRRNEQGYDVLLYTYGSPRAGDSTFVEGASKLVHHRIVNNNDPVPSVPSPWMDANWKVWVPGVVVGASNPYGWLLFYAGTANLKGDEYRHHGKQQHFMPVKFNGREESSILWDPGCESIEGAAICKLANKLYANGKNDMPDRAAFITQIVNHNDHYMVPSYVPFAWATFRRWQQTLEANQTIVTDREYRLIEKALEQQDREISREEARAPRAVNLRSREDGPSNLLSQLISERHRLNLTRARLSKLNATRLNPIDVYGSAVLSPTFEAGLERWKAHKENTAEVQLAAIPSEPDDVYIAGVYQDRDADSFT; this is translated from the coding sequence ATGGATTTTAATAATGAGGTGAAAAAAATGTTCAATCAGAAAGCACTAGCGTGTCCATTACGTGCTCAATGGTTTAGTTTTCGTATGGTAGATGAGTCCGGTGAAGGCAAGGTTTACGGAGGTCTCAAATTCTGGATCGTAGATAATATGGGACAGCGATACGAAGGGATACTTGATGCCGACGGTTTTGCTAAAAATAATGAATGCTACCGAGGTCCGGTACTTCTATATTTCAATGATGCCTATCATGGAGTAAGAGATTATTACACAGCACTCATGGAAAGAGACAATTACCCCCTGCCGGTTACAGAACTTCAGGTACGTGCGGAAGAATCTTTTTTTATTCATCAGGGGGGCATTCGTACTGAACACAATCCAGCGAAACTAGACGCCGATATTTTTTATCAGGTTGACGTCCGGGATTTAGTCGAGCACACGGCGCACCTGCCCCCGGTAGTAAAACGTTTTTATCCCCCTCGCAGGTCTGTCTTTAAGGCGATGAGCGGTTTGGGAATTGGGCCCGAACTGGAGGATATGTATGGCGTAGAGCTTCTACCCAATAAGCATACGGTGTTGGAGGTCCGCCCATTGCGTGCATTGCGACCTATGCTGTCTACCGACAACGAGTTCTGCGCGTTAAATCTTTATCAATTGGCGTTGGTGGCCACAATTACCTACAACGATTTTGGACAAGAACCGCGACAACGTCCGATTGATCACGTGAAGTTTCCCCTAAATCCAAGCTTTGGTAATTTATTTGCCGAAACGCTGGCTGGCTATCAAGAAGTTGGGCGTATGAAGCCGGAGCAGCCCACCCCGTTTTATCCAGTATACGAGGATGTTCCTTACTCAAAACGCTTTGAGATTCTTCCTTTTGATCCCGCGTTGTATGAGCAAAATCGGCCTGACAGGGGAGAAGAGCAGGAGCACCCGGCAAACATAAATTTTTTCGATGATTCAAATAACGAAGACGGCACAGACACTCAAGCGTTCATCAGCCACCATGATGAAATTGTGTTAATTACCGTTCGTGGCACTCAGGAGGGTGCAGATTTTTTCCGAGATGGCGATGCTCTTCAAGTGCCATTCGTTGGAGGTCAAGGAAAGGCGCACCAAGGATTTCACAGCGCTTATCTTGCCATCCATGATTTTGTATTGATTTATCTGTCCAAGTTTTACACTGGTCAGAAAATCATTATTTGCGGTCACAGCTTAGGCGGCGCTATAACGACTTTATTGGCAGAGGCGCTACGTCGTAATGAACAAGGATACGACGTTCTCCTCTATACATATGGTTCCCCACGCGCGGGTGATTCCACGTTTGTCGAAGGCGCCTCCAAACTAGTCCACCACCGCATAGTCAATAATAATGACCCTGTGCCCAGCGTACCCTCGCCGTGGATGGATGCGAATTGGAAGGTATGGGTGCCGGGTGTTGTAGTGGGGGCAAGCAACCCTTATGGTTGGTTACTGTTCTACGCGGGAACGGCCAACTTAAAGGGGGACGAGTACAGACATCATGGAAAACAACAGCATTTTATGCCTGTGAAATTCAACGGCCGTGAAGAATCTTCTATCCTCTGGGACCCCGGATGCGAATCTATTGAAGGTGCGGCAATATGTAAACTTGCTAATAAGTTATATGCAAACGGCAAGAATGATATGCCAGACAGGGCTGCATTCATTACGCAGATCGTTAACCATAATGATCATTATATGGTTCCAAGCTACGTGCCTTTTGCTTGGGCGACTTTTCGTCGCTGGCAACAAACGCTTGAAGCTAATCAGACAATAGTTACTGACAGAGAATATCGCCTTATTGAAAAGGCACTTGAGCAACAGGATCGCGAAATTAGTCGGGAGGAGGCGCGCGCCCCACGCGCGGTGAATTTACGTAGTCGTGAAGATGGGCCAAGTAACCTGTTAAGTCAGCTTATTTCAGAAAGACACCGTTTGAATTTGACCCGCGCTCGGCTAAGTAAACTGAATGCAACCAGACTTAATCCGATTGATGTTTATGGGAGCGCGGTTTTATCACCCACGTTTGAAGCAGGACTAGAACGTTGGAAGGCTCATAAAGAGAACACGGCCGAGGTGCAGTTGGCGGCTATTCCGTCAGAGCCGGACGATGTGTACATTGCAGGCGTTTATCAGGATAGGGACGCTGACTCATTTACTTAA
- a CDS encoding DUF6124 family protein — MTKITPDPPRPKRNRVAPRPSRTTQQNLPDRLFHVREYVSAEEALTTACEILDCAAAAYESAEKLDAPNRKLVLAVVYLVETAQELLESALAADRPKSAVQS, encoded by the coding sequence ATGACAAAAATCACCCCCGATCCACCCCGCCCAAAACGCAACCGCGTCGCCCCGCGCCCCTCCCGAACCACCCAACAAAACCTACCCGACAGACTGTTCCACGTCCGCGAATACGTCAGCGCCGAAGAAGCCCTGACCACCGCTTGCGAAATCCTCGACTGCGCCGCCGCCGCCTACGAATCCGCCGAAAAACTCGACGCCCCTAACCGTAAGTTGGTATTGGCTGTCGTGTATCTGGTAGAAACCGCGCAGGAATTGCTGGAGTCCGCATTGGCTGCTGATCGGCCGAAGTCGGCTGTCCAGAGCTAA
- the tssI gene encoding type VI secretion system tip protein TssI/VgrG: MSHPASTTKITLSIKGEQESNLLVLSFQGEEAISRLYEITIEIVTERQPREFENLLHKEAFLSFGEDGEGLHGHIYSIKKGRTGTRLTSYTLVLTPYLFYLQHSSHRRIFQNQTTTQIITQVLKENGMFSGLHVEFKTGALPMAERESCVQYDETDLHFIQRLCEEDGRWFYFEHAPDGHRLIFGDDEALFHNKPTLVLPHVPINGMVPEGPAINDFGLRVIARTSEIISRDYDFQKSHVQLEAIKDSSLVPHMQDYVYPGNFTDESGGRERIKRLLERHRTDYQLAEGATDQPLLRSGSVLQVEGHSDPDWNALWVLISVKHEAYQPQVLEEFNAGMLAESNGIAQGYRNTFTAIPEKTQFRPPLRHGISKIHGSHTAKVTGPAGEEIYCDKYGRVRVKFHWDRAEQNDETTSCWVRVSSSWAGQGYGAVTIPRVGMEAIITFLEGDPAKPMITGCVTNNQNPTPYPLPEHKTKSVFRSRSTLASTGYNELHLEDKSGKELIYLRAQRDMEQNIQNDSRIEVGNERLETITGKSTSVLKAAEDRTTTGERSVQLLAGDNLNVATSSHTKVGQVLVVEAGTEIHLKSSGNVVIDAGISLSIKAGGVHFVVSAAGIYSSVPILLGGAPVPGTPASPLTPDAVAALIAPPDLPPVMSYAQQAILIRSNVFGDDVCPLCEACREGLCMLEGATA; this comes from the coding sequence ATGTCCCATCCGGCCAGTACCACAAAAATCACCCTGAGCATCAAGGGGGAACAAGAAAGTAACCTGTTGGTGCTCTCGTTCCAGGGTGAAGAAGCGATTAGTCGTCTTTATGAAATCACCATCGAAATCGTCACTGAGCGGCAACCGAGAGAATTTGAAAACCTACTGCATAAAGAAGCTTTTCTGTCTTTTGGCGAAGACGGTGAAGGTCTGCATGGCCATATTTACTCGATCAAAAAAGGCCGTACCGGTACTCGACTAACGTCCTACACGCTGGTGCTGACCCCCTATCTGTTCTACCTGCAACATTCCAGTCACCGGCGTATTTTCCAGAACCAGACCACCACTCAAATCATCACCCAAGTGCTCAAAGAGAACGGGATGTTCAGCGGTTTGCATGTTGAGTTCAAGACCGGCGCCTTACCTATGGCTGAGCGTGAGTCCTGTGTTCAATATGACGAAACGGATTTGCACTTTATTCAAAGGTTGTGTGAAGAGGACGGCCGTTGGTTCTACTTCGAGCACGCGCCAGATGGCCATCGCCTGATATTCGGCGATGACGAAGCTCTCTTTCACAATAAGCCGACATTGGTGCTCCCCCACGTACCTATTAACGGAATGGTGCCTGAGGGACCGGCCATCAATGACTTCGGGTTGCGTGTAATCGCTCGGACCAGCGAAATTATCAGCCGCGACTATGACTTTCAGAAGTCCCACGTTCAACTGGAAGCCATCAAAGATTCCAGCCTCGTCCCACATATGCAGGACTACGTTTACCCCGGCAATTTCACCGATGAGTCGGGTGGGCGCGAGCGCATAAAGCGACTGCTGGAACGCCATAGAACCGACTACCAATTAGCCGAAGGTGCGACCGACCAGCCGCTTTTGCGCAGTGGTTCTGTACTGCAAGTCGAGGGCCATTCTGACCCTGACTGGAACGCACTCTGGGTATTGATCTCCGTGAAACACGAGGCCTACCAGCCGCAAGTGTTGGAAGAATTCAATGCTGGCATGCTTGCTGAAAGCAACGGGATTGCACAGGGGTACCGCAATACGTTCACCGCCATTCCAGAGAAAACCCAGTTTCGGCCTCCTTTGAGGCACGGTATTTCGAAGATTCACGGCAGCCATACGGCAAAGGTTACCGGGCCTGCTGGCGAGGAAATTTACTGCGATAAATATGGACGAGTGCGCGTCAAATTCCACTGGGACCGAGCTGAACAGAACGACGAAACCACCAGTTGCTGGGTGCGTGTGTCTAGCAGTTGGGCGGGCCAGGGTTATGGAGCAGTCACCATCCCTCGGGTAGGCATGGAAGCGATCATTACGTTTCTAGAAGGCGATCCGGCCAAGCCAATGATCACCGGATGCGTCACCAATAATCAGAATCCAACGCCTTACCCTCTGCCTGAGCACAAAACCAAGAGCGTTTTCCGATCCAGAAGCACGCTCGCGAGCACTGGCTACAACGAACTGCACCTTGAAGATAAAAGCGGCAAAGAACTGATCTACCTCCGCGCGCAGCGGGACATGGAACAGAACATCCAAAATGACAGCCGCATTGAGGTCGGCAACGAACGCCTGGAAACCATCACGGGCAAAAGCACCTCGGTGCTCAAAGCCGCCGAAGACCGCACCACAACTGGCGAGCGATCCGTCCAACTGTTAGCGGGCGATAACCTGAACGTCGCGACCAGCAGTCATACCAAGGTCGGCCAAGTGCTGGTGGTTGAAGCGGGCACAGAAATTCACCTCAAATCCAGCGGCAACGTCGTTATCGATGCGGGCATCAGCCTGTCGATAAAAGCAGGGGGCGTCCACTTCGTTGTCAGCGCCGCAGGTATCTACTCCAGCGTACCCATTCTGCTGGGCGGCGCGCCCGTTCCGGGCACTCCGGCGAGTCCACTGACTCCTGACGCCGTTGCCGCATTGATCGCGCCTCCCGATTTGCCACCTGTTATGTCCTACGCCCAACAGGCAATCTTGATTCGCAGCAACGTCTTTGGCGACGATGTTTGTCCTCTATGCGAGGCCTGTCGAGAAGGCCTTTGCATGCTTGAAGGAGCTACCGCATGA